GAAGTTGCGGGACAGTCCGTGGGAGTCGCTGTTCGAGCCGGGGGCCTCCGAGCGGATGCGGGCGGCGCTCGACGCGGCCCGGACCGGCGGCCGCTGGCGGGGCGAGGTGTCGATGGTTGGTGCGGGGAGAGTGCCCGTCGAGCTGTCGCTCTCCTCGCCGGCGGGGACCGACGCAGTCGTCTGGTGGCTCTCCGGACGGGACCCCGAAGCGGCGGACGAGCACGACGCCGAGACGCTCCCGCGGGGCACGTCGGCCCGGCTGGCGCGGACGGTCCTGAACACTATCGACGACGTCGTCTACGTCATCGCCGAGGACAGCAGCTTCTGGTTCTGGAACGAGCGACTCGCCGAGACGACGGGGTACAGTCACGAGGAGATCGCGGCCATGGACCCCATGGAGTTCATCCCGGAGGACCAACACGAGTACGTCCCGGGGTTGCGGGAAGCGATCGAGAGCATCGAGGACCGCCGCGTCGAGGTGGACATCCTCACCGCCGACGGGGAGCGCGTCCCCCACGAGTTCAGTGGGACGACCTTCGAGGACCCGGAGACCGGCCGTTCGTTCAGGTGCGGCGTCGCGCGCGACATCTCGGAGCGGCGCGAGCGCGAGCGGACGCTGCGACGCCAGCGTGACGAACTGGCGACGCTGAACCGCATCAACGCGCTCCTGTTCGAGACCGCCCGGGAGGCGATCCGGACGGGCAGCTGGGAGGCGGTCACGCGGGTCCTCTGCGAGCAGGTCGTGGCGTCGGAGTTCTACCGGTTCGCCTGGGTCGGCCGATTCGACCGGGGCACGGACCGGCTCGCACGCGTCGCCGCCGACGGTGTCGACGGCGGCCTCGAGACGATCCGGACCGACGGGCCGGCCGACGGTGAGGACCGTGACGTCGTGAGGCGGGCGGTGCACACCGGCGAACTCGCGGTGACGAGGCGACGGGACGGAGCCGCGTGGCGGTGGGACGAAACCGCGGTGGACGGCGGGATCGGGTCGGTCGCCGCCGTCCCGCTCGACCACGACGGAACCGTCTACGGCTGTCTCGTGCTCGGGACGGAGCGGCCGGACGCGTTCGAACCCCGCGAGCGGACCGGTCTGGAGGTGCTCGGTCGGCTCGTCGGGATCGTGTTGCACGCCGCACGGACCCAGAAGCTGCTGTTCGCGGACTCCGTCGTCGAACTCGAGTTCGAGGCGGCGCGCGGCGAGTCGCCGCTCCTCTCGGTCGGGTCCGAGCTGGACTGCACGCTGTCGCTCGACGGGTACGTTCCGGGCGGCGAGGGATGGGTCCTTTACCTGTCGACCGAGAGGCTGGCCCCGACCGAGGTGGCGAACGCCGTCGGCCAGAACCCCCGCGTCGAGACCGTGCGGGCGATCACCGGCGGCGACCGGTCGGCGCGGTTCGAGGTGGGCGTCTCCGCGTCGTCGCTCCTCGACGTCGTCACCGACGCCGGCGCCGCCGTTCGGACGGCCACCGTCACGCCGACGGAGACACGGTTCGTCGTCGAAGCCCCGATCGACGCCGACATCCGCCGGATCGTCGACCGGGTCGTCGCGGCGTTCCCGGAGGCGGACCCGCTCGCCACCCGCGAACGGAACCGCGAGCCCGTGACCGTCGGCCGGCCCGGCGGCGTCCTCGACGAGCTGACCGCCCGCCAGCGGGAGGTCCTCGAAGCCGCCTACCGGGCCGGTTACTTCGCCTGGCCGCGCGAGAGTACCGCCGAGGAGGTCGCCGATGCGCTCGGGATCGCCCCGTCGACGGTCCACGCCCACCTCCGGAAGAGCGAGGCGAACATCCTGTCGGAACTGCTCGACACCGCGGCATAGCGAGCCGTCGACTCCCGCGGACGCGCCGCGGAGCGGTCCGACCGAGCGCGCTCACTCCTTCTCGCCGGCGCCGACGGCGCTCTCGCCGACGGGTTCGTGACCGTCGATGACCGCCTGGCCGTTCATGTACGGCCGTAGCGGTTCGGGGACGGTGACGGTGCCGTCGTCGTTCTGGTAGTACTCCATGATCGCGACCATCACGCGCGGCACGGCGACCCCCGACCCGTTGAGGGTGTGGAGGTACTCGGCCGATTCGTGCCGTTCCGGTCGGTATCGGAGCCCGGCCCGCCGGGCCTGGAAGTCCTCGAAGTTCGAGACCGACGAGACCTCCAGCCAACGACCGCCCACGTCGGGACCCTCGTCCATGTCGTCGCCGGGCGCCCACACCTCGATGTCGTACTTCTTGGCCTGGGTGAACCCCATGTCGCCGGTGCACATGTCCAGTACGCGGTAGGGCAGCCCGAGTCGCTGGAGCACCTCCTCGGCTTCGCTCAGGAGGTCCTCCAGCCGGTCGTAGCTCTCCTCGGGGCGGACGAAGTTGACGAGTTCGACCTTGTTGAACTGGTGGACGCGGACGTACCCGCGGGTCTCGGTGCCGTGTTCGCCAGCTTCACGGCGGAAATTGGGCGAGAACGCCTGGTGTTTCAGGGGGAGGTCGTCGTCGAGCAGGATCTCGTCGCGGTACATGTTGGTGACCGGCACCTCCGCAGTGGGGAGCAGCCACAGGTCGTCGTCGTCGTAGTCGTCGTCCTGGCGGGCCTCCACGCGGTAGGCGTCCTCGGCGAATTTGGGGAGCTGGCCGGTCCCGCGCATCGACGCGGAGTTGACCGGGATCGGCGGGGACACCTCGACGTAGTCCTGTTCCTCGTGGACGTCGAGGAAGAACTGGATCAGCGCCCGTTCGAGTTTGGCGCCGTCGCCCTTGACGAACTGGAAGCCCCCGCCCGACACTTTCGCGCCGCGCTCGAAGTCCAAGATATCGAGCTCCTCGCCCAGGTCGTAGTGTGGAGTCACGTCGTCGGGGTCGACCCGCAGGTCGTCGAAGCCCTCGCGGTAGCGCTCGACGTTGTCGCTCTCGTCCTCGCCCGTGGGGACCGACTCGTGGGGGACGTTCGGGATCGTCAGGAGGCGCTCCTCTAGTTCCGTCTGGAGTTCGTCCGCGCGGTCCTCGACGTCCTGAAGCTCGTCTTTGAGTTCCTGGGAGCGCTCGATGGCCTCCTGGGCCTCTTCGTCTCTCCCTTCCTGTTTCAGCTCGCCGATCCGACTGGAGACCTCGTTGCGCTCGTGGCGGAGGCTGTCGCCGTGGGCCTTCAGTTCGCGCCACTCCTCGTCCATCTCGAGGATATCGTCCAAGTCGACGCCCGTGACGCCCTTGCGCTCGATGGCGTCGCGGACCCGTTCGGGGTTCTCCCGAACGAACTGCCTGCTTAACATGGTCGGCGCTTCTCGATGGAGGGAAGTAGGCGTGTCGGTCCGATGTGGATCGG
This DNA window, taken from Halosimplex litoreum, encodes the following:
- the serS gene encoding serine--tRNA ligase produces the protein MLSRQFVRENPERVRDAIERKGVTGVDLDDILEMDEEWRELKAHGDSLRHERNEVSSRIGELKQEGRDEEAQEAIERSQELKDELQDVEDRADELQTELEERLLTIPNVPHESVPTGEDESDNVERYREGFDDLRVDPDDVTPHYDLGEELDILDFERGAKVSGGGFQFVKGDGAKLERALIQFFLDVHEEQDYVEVSPPIPVNSASMRGTGQLPKFAEDAYRVEARQDDDYDDDDLWLLPTAEVPVTNMYRDEILLDDDLPLKHQAFSPNFRREAGEHGTETRGYVRVHQFNKVELVNFVRPEESYDRLEDLLSEAEEVLQRLGLPYRVLDMCTGDMGFTQAKKYDIEVWAPGDDMDEGPDVGGRWLEVSSVSNFEDFQARRAGLRYRPERHESAEYLHTLNGSGVAVPRVMVAIMEYYQNDDGTVTVPEPLRPYMNGQAVIDGHEPVGESAVGAGEKE
- a CDS encoding bacterio-opsin activator domain-containing protein, with translation MGDTGQVSVGWESVVRAVPGGVGVQEEEALAYVSPTFAGIVGRSREKLRDSPWESLFEPGASERMRAALDAARTGGRWRGEVSMVGAGRVPVELSLSSPAGTDAVVWWLSGRDPEAADEHDAETLPRGTSARLARTVLNTIDDVVYVIAEDSSFWFWNERLAETTGYSHEEIAAMDPMEFIPEDQHEYVPGLREAIESIEDRRVEVDILTADGERVPHEFSGTTFEDPETGRSFRCGVARDISERRERERTLRRQRDELATLNRINALLFETAREAIRTGSWEAVTRVLCEQVVASEFYRFAWVGRFDRGTDRLARVAADGVDGGLETIRTDGPADGEDRDVVRRAVHTGELAVTRRRDGAAWRWDETAVDGGIGSVAAVPLDHDGTVYGCLVLGTERPDAFEPRERTGLEVLGRLVGIVLHAARTQKLLFADSVVELEFEAARGESPLLSVGSELDCTLSLDGYVPGGEGWVLYLSTERLAPTEVANAVGQNPRVETVRAITGGDRSARFEVGVSASSLLDVVTDAGAAVRTATVTPTETRFVVEAPIDADIRRIVDRVVAAFPEADPLATRERNREPVTVGRPGGVLDELTARQREVLEAAYRAGYFAWPRESTAEEVADALGIAPSTVHAHLRKSEANILSELLDTAA